One genomic window of Cyprinus carpio isolate SPL01 chromosome B8, ASM1834038v1, whole genome shotgun sequence includes the following:
- the tspy gene encoding testis specific protein Y-linked isoform X2 yields the protein MSTNSDSGQPSETKQRKRSASPSVTLESDSTLPKQAKVSDEEPRNDSHEDAEPEKVGNDKPKHGSEHPEEAKEKDTVVLNEADAQVSTGQACGGESARKPSDSAAIAAAEALASLTGGDADEDRTEMPCSSKKASREKSRDKSNRPSCSQSERRTEAAAADSSSSLLLCEDREDPEQASFVDDDEEEEEDDDSLPGSSSTASSSVASDNEDNEDGECAIVSVKMAPEVRQSVALLAQVQMRLDALEKKGARLHQRLEIKVSRQRRPHLDQRSAITQAIPGFWVTALLNHPHLSAQIDETDEDALSYMTNLEIESFKNNKLGYRICFHFRRNPFFQNKMIVKELHLGMGGSPVSFSNPILWHRGQNLVGSGEPRRTSRGIYQSFFHWFSDHSNPGRDDIAQILKDDLYRNPLRYYLTPLWEPRENGSGPKPQGNNNGDECVIISDSDEDEEKSQNLEQEDEDEDDDQVGGSEENDRDEGESSYEERDEEEVDVEEVEESRDSGDCEVKEQGQDEEDIDVDEEKS from the exons ATGAGTACAAACTCGGACAGCGGTCAGCCGTCCGAAACTAAGCAGAGGAAAAGAAGTGCGAGTCCAAGTGTAACGTTAGAGTCTGACTCCACGCTGCCCAAGCAGGCGAAAGTAAGTGATGAGGAACCAAGGAATGACTCTCATGAAGATGCAGAACCCGAGAAAGTTGGCAATGACAAGCCAAAACACGGATCCGAGCATCCCGAAGAAGCTAAAGAGAAGGATACGGTGGTTCTGAATGAAGCAGACGCGCAGGTGAGCACAGGACAGGCTTGTGGAGGTGAGAGCGCGCGCAAGCCGTCAGATTCCGCTGCCATCGCCGCAGCAGAAGCGCTCGCCAGTCTGACCGGTGGAGACGCGGACGAAGACCGTACAGAAATGCCCTGTTCGTCTAAAAAAGCGAGCCGAGAGAAATCAAGGGATAAGTCTAATCGCCCCAGTTGCTCTCAGAGCGAGAGAAGGACGGAGGCAGCCGCGGCTGACAGCTCCTCATCCCTGCTGCTCTGCGAGGACAGAGAAGATCCAGAGCAGGCTTCGTTcgtggatgatgatgaggaggaggaggaggatgacgaCTCTCTTCCTGGCTCTTCCTCCACGGCTAGCTCGTCTGTCGCCTCTGATAATGAGGATAACGAGGACGGAGAGTGTGCCATAGTGTCGGTGAAGATGGCCCCGGAGGTGCGGCAGTCCGTGGCGCTGCTCGCACAGGTGCAGATGCGGCTGGACGCGCTGGAGAAGAAAGGCGCGCGTCTGCATCAACGCCTGGAGATCAAAGTGAGCCGCCAGCGACGCCCTCACCTAGACCAGCGCAGCGCCATCACTCAAGCCATCCCTGGCTTCTGGGTCACTGCT CTTCTGAATCACCCACATCTGTCAGCGCAAATCGATGAGACTGATGAAGATGCTCTAAGCTACATGACTAATTTAgag ATTGAGTCTTTCAAGAACAACAAACTCGGTTACCGCATCTGCTTCCATTTCCGGCGAAATcccttttttcaaaacaaaatgataGTGAAGGAGCTTCATCTTGGTATGGGAG GGTCTCCGGTGTCATTCTCAAACCCAATTTTGTGGCACAGGGGGCAGAATCTGGTCGGTAGTGGAGAACCACGTCGAACATCACGGGGAATCTACCAGAGCTTCTTCCATTGGTTCAGTGACCACAGCAACCCAGGAAGGGATGACATCGCACAG ATCCTGAAAGATGACCTGTACAGAAACCCTTTGAGGTACTATCTGACTCCACTCTGGGAGCCACGAGAGAATGGCAG CGGTCCCAAACCTCAGGGCAACAATAATGGAGACGAGTGTGTGATCATCTCAGATTCAGATGAAGATGAGGAGAAGAGCCAAAATTTGGAGcaagaggatgaggatgaagatgatgaccAAGTCGGAG GCTCAGAAGAGAATGACAGAGATGAGGGGGAGTCCTCCTACGAGGAAAGAGATGAAGAAGAAGTGGATGTTGAGGAAGTAGAAGAGTCACGTGACTCCGGTGACTGTGAGGTCAAAGAGCAAGGACAGGACGAGGAAGATATTGATGTAGATGAAGAGAAGAGTTAG
- the tspy gene encoding testis specific protein Y-linked isoform X1, translating to MSTNSDSGQPSETKQRKRSASPSVTLESDSTLPKQAKVSDEEPRNDSHEDAEPEKVGNDKPKHGSEHPEEAKEKDTVVLNEADAQVSTGQACGGESARKPSDSAAIAAAEALASLTGGDADEDRTEMPCSSKKASREKSRDKSNRPSCSQSERRTEAAAADSSSSLLLCEDREDPEQASFVDDDEEEEEDDDSLPGSSSTASSSVASDNEDNEDGECAIVSVKMAPEVRQSVALLAQVQMRLDALEKKGARLHQRLEIKVSRQRRPHLDQRSAITQAIPGFWVTALLNHPHLSAQIDETDEDALSYMTNLEIESFKNNKLGYRICFHFRRNPFFQNKMIVKELHLGMGGSPVSFSNPILWHRGQNLVGSGEPRRTSRGIYQSFFHWFSDHSNPGRDDIAQILKDDLYRNPLRYYLTPLWEPRENGSSGPKPQGNNNGDECVIISDSDEDEEKSQNLEQEDEDEDDDQVGGSEENDRDEGESSYEERDEEEVDVEEVEESRDSGDCEVKEQGQDEEDIDVDEEKS from the exons ATGAGTACAAACTCGGACAGCGGTCAGCCGTCCGAAACTAAGCAGAGGAAAAGAAGTGCGAGTCCAAGTGTAACGTTAGAGTCTGACTCCACGCTGCCCAAGCAGGCGAAAGTAAGTGATGAGGAACCAAGGAATGACTCTCATGAAGATGCAGAACCCGAGAAAGTTGGCAATGACAAGCCAAAACACGGATCCGAGCATCCCGAAGAAGCTAAAGAGAAGGATACGGTGGTTCTGAATGAAGCAGACGCGCAGGTGAGCACAGGACAGGCTTGTGGAGGTGAGAGCGCGCGCAAGCCGTCAGATTCCGCTGCCATCGCCGCAGCAGAAGCGCTCGCCAGTCTGACCGGTGGAGACGCGGACGAAGACCGTACAGAAATGCCCTGTTCGTCTAAAAAAGCGAGCCGAGAGAAATCAAGGGATAAGTCTAATCGCCCCAGTTGCTCTCAGAGCGAGAGAAGGACGGAGGCAGCCGCGGCTGACAGCTCCTCATCCCTGCTGCTCTGCGAGGACAGAGAAGATCCAGAGCAGGCTTCGTTcgtggatgatgatgaggaggaggaggaggatgacgaCTCTCTTCCTGGCTCTTCCTCCACGGCTAGCTCGTCTGTCGCCTCTGATAATGAGGATAACGAGGACGGAGAGTGTGCCATAGTGTCGGTGAAGATGGCCCCGGAGGTGCGGCAGTCCGTGGCGCTGCTCGCACAGGTGCAGATGCGGCTGGACGCGCTGGAGAAGAAAGGCGCGCGTCTGCATCAACGCCTGGAGATCAAAGTGAGCCGCCAGCGACGCCCTCACCTAGACCAGCGCAGCGCCATCACTCAAGCCATCCCTGGCTTCTGGGTCACTGCT CTTCTGAATCACCCACATCTGTCAGCGCAAATCGATGAGACTGATGAAGATGCTCTAAGCTACATGACTAATTTAgag ATTGAGTCTTTCAAGAACAACAAACTCGGTTACCGCATCTGCTTCCATTTCCGGCGAAATcccttttttcaaaacaaaatgataGTGAAGGAGCTTCATCTTGGTATGGGAG GGTCTCCGGTGTCATTCTCAAACCCAATTTTGTGGCACAGGGGGCAGAATCTGGTCGGTAGTGGAGAACCACGTCGAACATCACGGGGAATCTACCAGAGCTTCTTCCATTGGTTCAGTGACCACAGCAACCCAGGAAGGGATGACATCGCACAG ATCCTGAAAGATGACCTGTACAGAAACCCTTTGAGGTACTATCTGACTCCACTCTGGGAGCCACGAGAGAATGGCAG CAGCGGTCCCAAACCTCAGGGCAACAATAATGGAGACGAGTGTGTGATCATCTCAGATTCAGATGAAGATGAGGAGAAGAGCCAAAATTTGGAGcaagaggatgaggatgaagatgatgaccAAGTCGGAG GCTCAGAAGAGAATGACAGAGATGAGGGGGAGTCCTCCTACGAGGAAAGAGATGAAGAAGAAGTGGATGTTGAGGAAGTAGAAGAGTCACGTGACTCCGGTGACTGTGAGGTCAAAGAGCAAGGACAGGACGAGGAAGATATTGATGTAGATGAAGAGAAGAGTTAG